CCATCACACAGACAAATCTTGAAAGCCCAATCACAAAGTCAAGTGGTAAGTGAAGCTCAACCACCTCCAAAATCTCAATGCACACGGGTCCTTGGGATTGTAGCAGagagattaaaaaataaaaatattattattttattatttaaaatatatcatttttaattttaaataaattcattaaaaaaatatttttaatattattagtaaagtaattattaaaaaaatattgcttaaaatttattatttaaaaatattaaaacataatttaaaattaaattttaattatatatatattttttcccaACCTCAACTCCAAACCAACCCACATTGCTTTGCTTTTGCTTCAATTTGGCACTTGGCCTTTGTTTTCCTACTGCTTGTTAGGTTATATCCCATCATTATCAAAGCAATGCTCAtacaatttatataattatatttatttatattcttttaaattgttttttaaattaaaaactttaattattttactttaagtataaaaattactaaaaaattaattaaattaaaattttaattttcatacaaCAGGATTATAAAATGACAATGtaaaagaaggaagagaggtGGAGTATTTGGCAATGGAAAAAGGTAATGATGAAGGGTAAAGTCTAAAGCTAAGGTAATAGgcaagttttatatatatatatatatgttaaatgATTAGGTTTGTCAAACCAAAGAGGATGGGATGCGATGGGTAATCATTTCGTTTGTCTAGGGAAGATAAGCTTTAATTTCTTTGTTCGGGTAGGGATATGCATCATGCCTCATCGTGATCATTATCTTCATCATCATGGATTCCTTCTTTTACGTGTGCATCATCTCTTTTGTTGATTGTTCTTTCCCTTTTTCAACATGGGCTTTCAAGATTTTTCCTCATTTTGGTTTTGAAAGAATttattaggtcactttttgttaaCCAATTGTTTTGCTGGTTCCAATGGGCAAGTACAGATTCATACCCATAAGCAATTGCAAGCCCATCCATGGTTTTCTTTTCTAAATGAAGTCCATCAGTGCTACAACCCTATAACCCATTTACACTATGTTTAGAGGTTTTATAaagcaaaattttttaaaataaaatatgtgatgatttttaaattttttaaatttttattatttataaagaaGTTGATGTTTTTCAAAATATTTGTAGATTTTAAAGACAAAATCTTGTTAatctattaatttaataattaatttaatagattAGAAAATAAAAGGTTTTTGaagatttttaaatattttaaaaaattatactttaaaaaatctttttacttttttaagtgcaagttaaaaatttttaaatcttaaaaatCTTCCTATTGCTTTAAAAAAATTTCTTCCCAAACAAAGGCTTACATGCTCATTGCATCTATGATCTATCAATCTGGCAAGTAATGCAACGATACCAATTCATCAGTTTTAAttgaatgatattaaaattatttttaaaatattaaaatttaatttaaaaaaatagaaagatTAAAAAATGGCAATAATAGCCTCTCTATTTCAATAAGTTATTAAATATTctgaagataaaaaaaaataaataatataagagTATTTGATTTGTCTTCTAAATCGATCAAATCTACTTATAAGTAAAAAATCATGATTAGATTAGtatttaatttagtttataaattaaaacACTACTTAAAATAAGTTAAAAGTCATAAGTAAAGAAGGTATTTAGTTTAGCTACTTACTTTTAAGTTTtgacttaaaatatattttttaatttataagtcaaattaaaaataagtaattaattatttgataaaattacttaaaaataacttttaaatagtTAAGTAATTGGTTAAAATGTGctaaaaagtaatttaattaattaaaattactaaaaggatatgtaattaaatgttataattgttaaaataaggataatgttgattttttaaaaattattataataataaaatctttTACTTGATTAAAGAATAATTTTAAAGTAAGAAGATGAGTTATAAGTAATGTGTCATTACTTATAATTTTTAcgtattttaagtaattttttaacttataagctaAATCAAACAGTAATCTACTAATGATTTTCTACTTATAAATAAGTTTGACCGACTTATAAGTCAAACCAAACATCCTCCAAATACTCATTGCTTGTAACTTATTTACTTattctaaaattatattttaacaaaGTAAAAGATATtattatcataataattttttaaaatatcaatacTATCTTTATTTTAATGACCACAATActcaataatttattattttttatcattttaacaaattaaattacttttaagtGCTCTTAAAAGGTGTTTGGTTTGACTTATAAGTCAGTCAAacctatttataaattaaaaatcataAGTAAATTAGCATTTGGTTTGGCTTATAAGTTTAAAAACTACTTAAAATAAGTCAGAAATCATAAGTAAGATTATCTACTTATTTTAAAACTATGTTTTaaccaaataaaaaaattatattattctaataattttttaaaatatcaatacTCTCTTCATTTTAACAGTTACAATACGTAATGATATTTTCAGGCATAAAGGTAAAACGACTTATGAGACAAATTTAAGGGAGGAGAATGGAAATTTTATTGCTAGTTGCTCAGGTTTTTTCTTGGGTTGTTGTTGGCCAAGGGAGGCAGAAGTCCTTTCTTGGTTGATATCACGATATATTGTAATGATATTAAGGAAGTTTTTGATACAATAAATTGTAATGGGTCCAATCTCACAAAGTTTAGTCAAGATATTGAGCGATGTTAGTTTCTTTTGAAACAAGTTTAGAATGTACCTCTTAGTGGGTTCGGAGACAAGTTAATAGGGTTGTTTAGTCTCTTGCTAAGGTGGTTCAACCTCGTGTAGGTCTAAAAATCTGGGAGAAGCCTTTGAGCTTTTCGGTTTCTATTATTGTTTTtccatatatatatgtttttactTAGCATCTTTATCATATATTGAGTGTAGTGAAATGGCGTGCTAGCCTGAATTGTCTAAACTACGGAAGATTTTatcttgtttatttttttttaatattaattaaattttttgtaaAGAGTAATAGGTCACTAATTAAGTAATGATTAAACTACTTCAACATTTTTTTGTTGTTATATGATTTTATTtatcataataaaattttatcatatttaAAAGTGAATTTTAGTTAAAAATTCATTTATTTGACAGAAgataatttatttatgtaaaattattttttcaagaaaaatatgtttttttaaaaataactttatatatatatatatatatatatatatatatatatatatatatatatatattacataaaATGACACcactttaattataattttaaataaaataaattaaataacaaGCATTTCACatgttaataattaatttaagctAAAATAAGAATTACTTTATGATTTATGCTAAAATAACAGCATGGTTGGTTGGGTGTATTCATTTAGGATAGATAAGAATTACCCAATATAGATATGCTTCGTATTCGTATTGAGAGAGAGATATttgctaaaaaattttaaagataATGAGTTTCATTGCAATGAAGATGGTATataaattgagatcattgatgtAAACATTGTATGTACAACTGATAAATTTTGACCGTTGATTGTGAAGGAATTCATATAgtatattctaaaatttttcatgAGTTGGTGGCTCATGTTTGAGATGACTCAACAAATTCCTACCAACCAAGCTTCATTGCAAGCTTACTTCCTCACTTGTATAACTTTCCAATCTCATGCAAGAAAGATGATCCTAAAATTTCTATCATTCCAGTTTCCTTTAAAGCACTGCTCGGTCCTACCCTTTTCCCCTCGTCCTGTATACAAATCTATAATGGCAACTCCTCCTCCTGTCCCATTGTCGGCACATGAAGAGCATATTTTCCGAAGCCGATATCCCGCAGTTCTGGTGCCAGAAAATGTGACATTGCCAGATTTTGTATTCCAGGATTCTGAATTATATGCAGACAAGGTAGCATTTGTGGAAGCTGTGACTGGAAAGGCATATACTTATGGCGAATTGGTTAGAGAAACCAGGAGGTTTGCTAAGGCCTTGAGGTCTATTGGCCTTAGAAAGGGACATGTAGTGATTGTTGTGCTCCCAAATGTTCCTGAATATGGAATTGTAGCACTGGGAATTATGGCTGCTGGTGGAGTTTATTCTGGTGTCAATCCTGCTGCTCATGAATCTGAGATTAAGAAGCAGGTTCAGGCTGCAAATGCCAAGATAATTGTCACCAATGATCTTAGCTATGGAAAGGTGATTGTTTTCAATCTTATAATATCCATAAATGAGATTTTGTTGAATTAAAACCACCAATGAGATGGTGGCCTGATTGGTTAAGAAGTGTTCATCTGCCTGTTTGATCAGGTTATTTGATCCTTTCAATATGCAACTTATTATGTGTGATGTCTAAATATTAAGCTCTAGGGACTGTGACTAAGGACCAGAGACTCCAATGCTTGATCGGCGGCCCCAGACCGATCAGCTATGACTAACAGACCCAATAATTCTTTTCTCCACAGttcaaaaataacaataataataaaatgaattaCAGTTTCTGATCATATTCTGCAGGTGGCGGGTCTAGAGCTTCCAGTGATTCTGCTAGGTGAAGCTCGCATTGGAAGTGCCATGAATTGGTATGAACTGCTTGATGCAGCTGACCGAGCAACCGATAAATATGCCTATGAAGACGTCCACCAGAATGATCTATGTGCACTTCCATTCTCATCAGGCACCACAGGGATGTCGAAAGGTGTAATGTTAACTCATAGAAATCTGGTAGCTAATCTATGCTCAAGTCTCTTCAGTGTTGGACCTGAAATGGTTGGTCAGGTTACTACACTTGGGCTAATTCCATTCTTTCATATATATGGGATCACTGGAATATGTTTTGCCACTCTTAGGAACAAGGGGAAAGTGGTGGTGATGAGTAGATTTGAGCTCAGGACATTCCTGAATGCCCTCATCACACAAGAGGTCACATTTGCACCAATTGTGCCGCCAATTATTTTGGCCTTAGTTAAGAACCCTATAGTAGAAGAATTTGATCTCAGCAAGCTCAAACTCAGGGCAATTATGACTGCAGCAGCTCCACTTGCTCCTGAGCTACTCACAGCGTTCGAAAACAAGTTCCCTGGAGTCCAAGTCCAGGAGGTGAGTAAATTCTTATTAACTAGTTAGGCCTCTAAGGCTGAGGTCTCAAATTCAAAATTCAGTCCATGCTAATGActtgaagaaattaaaattacatGTAAGGCCTTCTCATCTCTTGCTTTTTAACAGGCATATGGACTGACTGAGCACAGCTGCATCACACTCACTCATGGGGATCCTAATTTAGAACATGGAATTGCAAAGAAGAACTCAGTAGGGTTTATCCTTCCAAATTTGGAAGTCAAGTTCATAGACCCTGACACTGGTAGGTCTCTCCCCAAGAACACCCCTGGTGAAATTTGTGTAAGAAGCCAATGTGTAATGCAAGGTAAACAAATACTACAAGCTAatagtaattaataatttgaATGATTTAATTAGCATTTCCAGTGCCATTAAAATGATCTTAATTAATTTACAGGTTACTATAACAATAAGGAGGAGACAGACAGGGCTATTGACAAAGATGGATGGCTACACACTGGTGACATTGGGTACATTGATGACGATGGGGATATTTTCATTGTGGATCGTATCAAAGAACTTATCAAATATAAAGGTTTCCAAGTAAGATTAAGATATTATTGTTTTTAGCCAACTTTCTGGTTGAATTCGCTAAAAAATATCATTTTGGCTCACAGGTAGCTCCAGCTGAGATTGAGGCTATCCTCCTCACTCATCCCTCTGTTGAAGATGTAGCTGTCGTACCGTGAGTATCACTAGCCATAAGAGATATTTATCTAATTTCATTAGCGATTGTGACTgcgtgattaaaaaaataaatttttaataaaattttaaatattattaaaaaaataacttaaaaaattaattattttaaaattttataattaaaatatattaaatttaattttaaactaaCTTTTAATACTCCCTATCTATTATATTTAATATAGTATTTTCTTTAACAGTTCTAATAATAATGGTAGATAAATTCATATAAAAGCTTGTTTGGAATTGTagttctaatttatttttttggaaAATCACCATTTTAAGTGATGTTGTTTAACTGTTTTTAAgtgtaaaatttaatttaaaattaatttctcacaatcactaattaatatatatatttttttctcaaCACAGCTCAATCACTAATTAAAGAGTTGTATTTTGATCACATGGAATTTTGCGCATTGATCCAACAATATaggttttttatatattaataattttaatttacataataatCACTATATATTATTGTATTAATaggataattattaaataatttataatttatatataataaaaaatatcacATGACAATCTCTTGAAAATATCttcctactttatatatatatatataaccatcaGTGGATAAATAAAGTTGATGGCCAAATTAAAATCATATGGATGATTAATGTTACTTATGGGAGTGCAGGCTGCCAGATGAAGAGGCAGGGGAGATCCCAGCTGCATGTGTGGTGATGAAGAAAGAAGCCAGAGAAAGTGAAGAAGATATAATTAACTATGTGGCATCTAATGTTGCCCATTATAAGAAGGTAAGAGTAGTTCACTTTGTAGACGGTATCCCAAAATCACCTTCTGGAAAAATAATGAGAAGGCTTCTTAAAGAAAAGATGATTGAGAAGATTAAAGTCAATGATCCAAAGCCAATGACCAAGGCAGCAGCAGCAGCTCCAGCTCTCATATGATGACCCACACCAACTTTGATTAATTACTTTTTGGGGTTAATGTTTAATAATTATGTTTAATGACTTTGTTTCAGTTATCATCATAACCCCTTTtttgcttttttatttttatttttattttatggacAATACATTCATGTCTTTGTGTCCTTTGGTTAAGATAATGTTTGgctcctttttttttccttttttgtcAAGAGTGTTTGGCTTTTTTTCAATTGAGAGAAAACAATTTAATAAGTTAATATATATCAATGTATGTGTGCAATTTGGATTGATGGTAAAGGAGAGAGGGACTAGTTGCTAGAGAGGGGAGatggaacaaatatattggaagttgtTAAATGCACTGGATAATCTCTTGTTGAATATGAGTCCATGATGGCACCCTTTCCTTCCCAATCCCTCAATGTAATCGAGCTCTTGGGAGGTCCACAGCTACGGTTCATAATGTGCCAGCATTAGACATTGACATTTGGTGGGTGGTCCTGTGACCTACTATAGTGATTAAGGCATGCAtcattttataatttcattaGTTTAATTATATCCCAAAAATTGACTCAACAAGAAACAAAAGTACAAATTGGTCCGTATGTGTCATCCTCCCAATAATTAACAGTAGAGGATCTATCTGCCCTTATgccaagtaaataaataaataaatctatcCTGAGTTTATGGTTTAGATTCTCTTTCACCCTTTACTCTATCTGtttcatttataaatgaattaaaaaaaaattatttaaaatttattttccatcaaacaagaaaaaagaatgataattttataaatatgataattttatttataaaataattaataaatcaataaaatttttattttttaattatcataatttttatataattaaattaaaatttaataaattttataaataaaataaaattaaaaatttttataaaaatatttataaaattaagtcAACAGTCAGTGATAATTACCCGTCCCCCCGCACTTATCAATCCAACTTCCCACGCTACTGCAAATAAAAATCACGGCTACTTATTGAACCATATCATCAACATTAACTTTTTACCttttcttaaataaaaaaaaattacctaaatatataaatctttcccaaattagaaatttaaaatcatgaTGAGTTTGTATCCCATGGTCAAACTAGTAGCATATTGGCCTAGACTTAGCCTAATAGATACCACTCATTTTAAATAATATCTGAATTtgaatattttcaaataaaatgtacatttgataaaaaaaaaaaaaaaatttaacagcaCAGGTTAAAGGGTAAAAGTAATAAttgaagttattttttatttgatattaaGGTTAGAGATTAAAattgtttttttaaaaaaatatattttaaatattattaaaaaacaatttaaaaatattttgtaattaaaacatattaaatttaatttaaaatttttttattatttatatttttttaataacaactctaataataatgtcaaataaaattttaatttatataataagtaataaaatttaaggctttatacatatttttaagttcattaaattttttaatattgaaatttaatatttattttagtaaTCAAAATATTtgatataagaaaataaataaaattgttaaAGAAATGTTTTAATTAAGATAAACTTCATAAATTAAAGttaatcaattaaataattttaaatataaagaatttgataaaattaaaatttgataactATATTAACTAGTGCCAAAATatatcattttttattaaaaaatattaaaatataaaaaatatattttttttgaaagaaaaagaaaattattttaatattattgagtTTACtgctaattatttataaaaataatattaataacttTATTATTGTGTTGACAACACATACTGATGCGATCAACGTTGAGGCTGAGTCGACTCGACGCGAATCAACTCAGTTCACCAGCATATGTAACATACACCCGCACCATGCTCCTCCTATTCCTTCTGCGCCACTGACAATTATCAGGCTTTTTAAACCGTCCAAAAAAAGCCAACTGGTAATTGTACCTTCActtcacttctctctctctctctctgctaaACGTTTATATAATCTCTTTTTCAGATTCCATCCTCCTCTTCCACTTAACCAATTGCCTTTTCTGCTCTTTTAGCTGATAggtattcttttttcttttttttttttttttaactgtcaAGTTTGATAATGATAGGATGGAAAGAGGAGGCAGAagggttttttatttttatcttttaatgtTATTCAATTTCTTCTGGTTGCTAAATTTGGTGAAACTTCTGGGTTTTTGCTTCTGAGATTGAGACATCATTTTCTGGATGGTTCCAGTAAGGAGAAATATGGAAATTGGAATGCTTGCTTTTTCTCTGGACTTTGGAAAAGAtgctttctttctttttgctttttttttatgccttttttttttatctgcACCATTTAATTATCCTCGGGAAAGTGGAAGATGAAAAAACTGTGTCGTTTAATATCTGACGATTTTCCCCTGCTGAAAACCCACAAATATTAAGGGGCTCAGAGCTGCAGCAGTAGTTTGTTTTTTGGTTCTCCTTATTTCTTCCTCGTTCATGGGTGAAAAATTAGAAAGATAAAAACTGGGTTTGTTGTCTTTCATTGGTAGATTTGATCAGCTTGTAGAttggctatttattttttttttgtcaagttTTTAGAAGTAGGTTGTTGGAGAAAGCTGTTAATTATTGatctaccttttttttttctggaACAGATTTGTTGATGAATGGATGTGGGTCTTTCTCAGGGCCCTACACCTTTGATTTAGCCCgaacaaattcaatttgaattaTTCCAGTTGAAGTTTTCTTAGTACGGATCAAACTTTCATGGTAAAAGGTGAAACATTTCTCTACTCACAGTTAGTTTtggggagagagaaagagagagattgTTGTTTTGATGAGTTTCATAAATAACGGTAAAAAAATTCTTGTGGGAATTTGACCACAAAGTAAAAGTGTTGCAGGGAATTGGGGAACAGTTTTACtccgattaaaaaaaaaagggagattTGTTTTTTATGATATGAATGGTGGAGAAACTTGTTAGGTAGCAAGTTATGAGAGGAAGTGATGCTTTTGTATCAATATCTTTAGGTTCCGGGAATCTGCAAGATAACGTTTCAAAGTCACTGGATTGAAAAAGTCTGTGACTTTAATTGGTTTTGGTTGGATGTATCTGTTCATGGAAATTGAGATGGGGGGTTCTTGTTTGCAACAGAGTTTGCTGTGTTGGAAAGCGAGTTTCCTTCTTTAGATGCTGATTTTGTGTTGTTAAAAGTTGTGTCTGGTTGCTCTCGTTGAATTCTTGGAGCTGTGGAAGTTAGTGAATTTGGGCACTTCATCCACTGGGACTGTTTCTGCAGTATCTGGAACAGACAGATCGGATTTTATTCTTTCAAGGGGGACTAAAGATTGGCTTGCCTAATTCAATTAAACAGGTATGGCTAACACCTTTTGATTCGGTGAAGTTCAGAAGCACGCTTTTTTTTTGGGTTCATATGCTGCTTGTAATACTTTTGTATTTGTGTAGAATTCCTTACCAATATTGACCAATTTTGGTCTGTTCGACTTTTCCTTGATTGCTTTTGCAGCTTCATCCTGCTTTCTTGATAAATTATAAACGTAGATGTCGTTTTTTTTTTCAGGATCTGGCGTCTGTTTGCTTGTGTATTTTATAAAAGTGTGTAATTGGTGAAGTTTATTCTATGAGTTCCTCCTCACTGATGGAGTGGAATACAAAACCACCCATTCAGTGGGACTGGGAGAACCTAATGATGTTTAATGCAACAACTGAACATCCAAAGAAGTTACGATTGACAGAGTGGGAAATTGATGGGGGAAGAGGAATTGATTCTGGGTCTTTGTACTCTTCTGGGAGTGGAAGTGGTAGTGGTACTGGTGGTTCTGGTTCTGATTTGGGACTTGCTTCTTTGTCAAAGAGCTCAAAGTCAGCTTCCATAAATTCTTCATCAGTTGGGGAAGTGAAAACATCCAAACTTACTTTGGAGGCCTCTGAAGCTATTCCAGAAGATTCCAACAATGAGAAAGCACTTGCAAAGGCAAAGCCTACTGGTACTTCTTCTCTTGAGGCTTCAGTTGGCTCAGGCGAGGCTCTGCTAGGCTTAAAGCTTGGTAAACGGACGTACTTTGAAGATGTTTGTGCAGGGAATAATGCTAAGACTTCATCATTTTCTGTGATTCCTGGATCTTCTGTTTCTCCTGTAAAGAAATCCAAATCCAGCGGTCAGGCTTCACCAGCCTCACGGTGTCAAGTAGAAGGCTGTAACCTTGACCTCTCATCAGCTAAAGATTATCATCGGAAACATAGAGTTTGTGAAagtcattcaaaatccccaaaggTCACTGTAGCTGGTCTGGAACGCAGGTTTTGCCAGCAGTGTAGCAGGTAAGGCTTCTAATGAAATTAGTACATGATTGAACGGTGGAAGATAATGAGATCTCAGATTGTCCATTTTACTGCTTGTTCTGTCTCTTTTGATTAATGATGGTTATCTTGTGTGAGAATTGTGATTTATATATTTTCCGTCACATTATTAGTAATAATTCCTAGCTTGTGTGATTGATTGAGATAGGTTCCATGGACTGTCAGAATTTGATGAAAAGAAGCGAAGCTGCCGCAGGCGTCTTTCTGATCACAATGCAAGGCGTCGCAAGCCACAGCCTGAATCAGGCCAATTGAATCCTGCAAGGCTGTCATCATCCCTATATGGTATTGGTTTTAATTCTGACTTTGATGACTTTTTGGTCTGTGTTTAGAACATGCTTGAAATTGATGTTGACCTGTATTTTAATAAGTTtcatgaatttcaaatatacaat
This sequence is a window from Hevea brasiliensis isolate MT/VB/25A 57/8 chromosome 10, ASM3005281v1, whole genome shotgun sequence. Protein-coding genes within it:
- the LOC110651856 gene encoding squamosa promoter-binding-like protein 2, whose translation is MSSSSLMEWNTKPPIQWDWENLMMFNATTEHPKKLRLTEWEIDGGRGIDSGSLYSSGSGSGSGTGGSGSDLGLASLSKSSKSASINSSSVGEVKTSKLTLEASEAIPEDSNNEKALAKAKPTGTSSLEASVGSGEALLGLKLGKRTYFEDVCAGNNAKTSSFSVIPGSSVSPVKKSKSSGQASPASRCQVEGCNLDLSSAKDYHRKHRVCESHSKSPKVTVAGLERRFCQQCSRFHGLSEFDEKKRSCRRRLSDHNARRRKPQPESGQLNPARLSSSLYGERQQTSLVWNRAPLIHSRPNANLTWEGTSSSKFTITKKCVMKPLKVGGTDGQLNLPVNEMTTSIPMHPHDSKSLLPSKSKVTTVEVLNQGLEESIISPNVDATQDLHRALSLLSTNSWGSCEQKSVSHEQPAHTSASHTGMPQSVLHVMSQGMPLASTDYWRTEQTTDSREHTLTAHNDSSSYFQEFQLLRNPYDSDFYSSQLN
- the LOC110651859 gene encoding 4-coumarate--CoA ligase-like 1, with protein sequence MILKFLSFQFPLKHCSVLPFSPRPVYKSIMATPPPVPLSAHEEHIFRSRYPAVLVPENVTLPDFVFQDSELYADKVAFVEAVTGKAYTYGELVRETRRFAKALRSIGLRKGHVVIVVLPNVPEYGIVALGIMAAGGVYSGVNPAAHESEIKKQVQAANAKIIVTNDLSYGKVAGLELPVILLGEARIGSAMNWYELLDAADRATDKYAYEDVHQNDLCALPFSSGTTGMSKGVMLTHRNLVANLCSSLFSVGPEMVGQVTTLGLIPFFHIYGITGICFATLRNKGKVVVMSRFELRTFLNALITQEVTFAPIVPPIILALVKNPIVEEFDLSKLKLRAIMTAAAPLAPELLTAFENKFPGVQVQEAYGLTEHSCITLTHGDPNLEHGIAKKNSVGFILPNLEVKFIDPDTGRSLPKNTPGEICVRSQCVMQGYYNNKEETDRAIDKDGWLHTGDIGYIDDDGDIFIVDRIKELIKYKGFQVAPAEIEAILLTHPSVEDVAVVPLPDEEAGEIPAACVVMKKEARESEEDIINYVASNVAHYKKVRVVHFVDGIPKSPSGKIMRRLLKEKMIEKIKVNDPKPMTKAAAAAPALI